The following proteins are encoded in a genomic region of Streptococcus cristatus AS 1.3089:
- a CDS encoding YiaA/YiaB family inner membrane protein, whose product MNNLKKKTYRNTPAFMFMAWGSFAFFVTLVLIGLYTLKEPLMVKGYYLMGSVGLISSSFTLAKVIRDNQEDEERYNQFFQPQDLDNQ is encoded by the coding sequence ATGAACAACCTTAAAAAGAAAACTTATCGGAATACACCAGCCTTTATGTTTATGGCTTGGGGCTCATTCGCCTTCTTTGTGACTCTTGTTCTCATTGGCCTCTATACTTTGAAAGAGCCTTTGATGGTTAAAGGATACTATCTCATGGGTTCTGTCGGATTGATTTCTTCTTCATTCACTCTTGCTAAAGTTATCCGTGATAACCAAGAAGATGAAGAACGTTACAATCAATTTTTCCAACCACAAGACTTAGACAACCAATAA
- the ruvB gene encoding Holliday junction branch migration DNA helicase RuvB encodes MSRILDNELMGDEELVERTLRPQYLREYIGQDKVKDQLKIFIEAAKLRDEALDHALLFGPPGLGKTTMAFVIANELGVNIKQTSGPVIEKAGDLVAILNDLEPGDVLFIDEIHRLPMAVEEVLYSAMEDFYIDIMIGTGETSRSVHLELPPFTLIGATTRAGMLSNPLRARFGITGHMEYYEASDLTEIVERTAEIFEMDITHEAARELALRSRGTPRIANRLLKRVRDYAQIMGDGLVDAQITDKALSMLDVDREGLDYVDQKILRTMIEVYGGGPVGLGTLSVNIAEERETVEDMYEPYLIQKGFVMRTRTGRVATRKAYEHLGYEYMEE; translated from the coding sequence ATGAGTAGAATTTTAGATAATGAATTAATGGGGGATGAGGAGCTGGTAGAACGTACCCTCCGTCCTCAGTATTTACGAGAATATATCGGTCAGGATAAGGTTAAGGATCAGCTGAAGATTTTTATCGAAGCGGCTAAATTGCGGGATGAGGCCTTGGATCATGCCTTGCTTTTTGGCCCTCCGGGTCTAGGAAAGACGACCATGGCCTTTGTCATTGCCAACGAACTCGGTGTGAATATCAAGCAGACTTCTGGCCCAGTCATTGAAAAGGCTGGTGATTTGGTGGCCATTCTCAATGATTTGGAGCCAGGTGACGTTCTTTTTATCGATGAGATCCACCGTTTGCCTATGGCAGTGGAGGAAGTGCTCTACAGCGCCATGGAGGACTTTTACATTGACATTATGATTGGGACTGGCGAGACCAGTCGCAGCGTCCATCTGGAATTGCCACCTTTCACGCTAATTGGGGCGACCACTCGGGCGGGCATGCTGTCTAATCCTCTGCGGGCTCGTTTTGGGATTACTGGTCATATGGAGTATTATGAAGCCAGCGACCTGACCGAAATCGTCGAGCGGACGGCAGAGATTTTTGAGATGGATATTACCCACGAGGCTGCTCGAGAGCTGGCTCTGCGTAGCCGGGGCACGCCGCGGATTGCCAATCGTCTGCTCAAGCGGGTGCGAGACTACGCCCAGATTATGGGGGATGGACTGGTCGATGCTCAGATCACAGACAAGGCCTTATCCATGCTGGACGTGGATCGAGAAGGGCTGGACTATGTAGATCAGAAAATCCTACGAACCATGATTGAAGTTTATGGGGGTGGTCCAGTCGGGCTGGGGACACTTTCAGTCAATATTGCTGAGGAGCGCGAAACGGTGGAAGACATGTATGAGCCTTACCTGATTCAGAAAGGCTTTGTTATGCGGACACGGACTGGGCGCGTGGCGACTCGTAAAGCCTATGAGCATCTGGGATATGAGTATATGGAGGAATGA